ACACACTAAAGGGTGTGGTTACAATTATAAAGGTTTAACTGATGcgatatcatcaatatgGAAAAAAGAAGGACCTTCAACGTTAGTTTTTGGTTATAAGGAAACATTATTCAGGGATTTGCCATTCAGTGCCTTGCAATTTGCTTTTTATGAAAAAATCAGGCAGCTTGCTATCTATTAccataaatcaaatgatttacCAGTTTCAATAGAGTTATTCACCGGTGCCTCGGCTGGTGGATTGGCTGGTATTTTGACAACGCCGTTAGATGTCATTAAAACGAGAATTCAAACTGCAACTACGTCTACCGCAGCTGCATCCTTGAAGCCTGCATTAACTAAAAAACCTCAAAGCACAAATCCAATATTCTCAATATTAGATAAATCATCGACAATAAAAGCTTTAAGATCTATCtataaaattgaaggtGTATTTGGGTTATTCTCAGGTGTCGGGCCTAGGTTTATTTGGACAGGAATTCAGAGTTCTATCATGTTGTTATTGTATCAAGTTGCACTTAAAAGATTTGACCAGTGTTTGGAGTCAGGAATGAAACCAAATTGATGACTACGATACATGTccatttattatatattttgtaaattatatacttCATTCTGTAAATACTTTAGAAACACACAtacatatttattgttttattcaagaaaaccACTAATCATCAGTTGCAGATGCAAAATTTTGTCATAAAGATCATGTGACAAcacaaaaatatttctgtAGTATTGATATACTGACCTTTAGAGACCATAGAGTTTATGTATCAACTTCAATTCATATAATGGCAACATCTCAGCAGCAGGATTTGGTGATCTTCAACGATAATTCgttaatttcaaatgaaatattgaagtcTCCGTCGTCATACTGTTCGATAATTTCACATATACAAGGTACTTCTCCAACATGGTTAATTAATTCACTACTTGAAAATTCGTTAATTGGAACTGCATGCCTAGTTAATAATGACCTTAATAAAAAGATACCTAATAGATCTGAAGTCTACTTTATTTCATTCTCCCATCCAAAGGACTTTTATATCAAAAACTGTAAGAAAAATGGATTAGATCTATCATTATTGCCAAACTTCAAGTTTATTGATTGTTTTAGTGATTTGTTTTTAAAGATGATTAAGAATCCAAGCAAGGCTTCAGGTGAAGTTTCCAagttatttgaaaatattatggatgaaatcaatgcaaatgctaataataataaagttatATTCATTGAATCAATGGAAATCCTATTGTCCTCAACTAATATTGAAAGTAATGAGCTTTTAAAACAATgcttcaaaataaataaattgtgTCGCCAATTGTTTGTGATACTGGCCCAAGACTATCCACAAATAATTGATTCGTCAGTAAGTATACCTCAAGACTCAGTATTTAAGATCACAGACTTTTTGCTGAAGCTCTACCACAGATCTCAACTAAATCTTAATTTACAACCTTTACCTACTGGAAGAGCAAATGATATCACGGGTTGCTTAACTATATCAAAAGGTGCAATTCCTTACGAAAGTATTGAAGGCGTGGAAgtcattgaaaaagaatatatttactACGTTAATAAAGAATCTagtattaaattatttttccGCTAATCCTCTTAATTCGGACTAACCTTTCTTTCTGtgaatattatataaatcatctaatgcaaattcaattgaacaTCTAGCCCATAACAATGGAAATAATGGCCAAAC
This is a stretch of genomic DNA from Debaryomyces hansenii CBS767 chromosome G complete sequence. It encodes these proteins:
- a CDS encoding DEHA2G22088p (similar to uniprot|Q03829 Saccharomyces cerevisiae YMR166C), which encodes MSQVYTSSTIPLSFDPQHEGHSQWQHIPPSSSGNAPPESESFVDNASPIINCMLAGGFGGVVGDSTMHSLDTVKTRQQGFSYQLKYRSMIPAYLTIFKEEGFFRGLYGGYTPAILGSLPSTAAFFGTYEYSKRKLINEFHFNETISYFISGVLGDLASSIFYVPSEVLKTRLQLQGRHNNPHTKGCGYNYKGLTDAISSIWKKEGPSTLVFGYKETLFRDLPFSALQFAFYEKIRQLAIYYHKSNDLPVSIELFTGASAGGLAGILTTPLDVIKTRIQTATTSTAAASLKPALTKKPQSTNPIFSILDKSSTIKALRSIYKIEGVFGLFSGVGPRFIWTGIQSSIMLLLYQVALKRFDQCLESGMKPN
- a CDS encoding DEHA2G22110p (similar to uniprot|Q04868 Saccharomyces cerevisiae YMR312W ELP6 Elongator protein); this translates as MATSQQQDLVIFNDNSLISNEILKSPSSYCSIISHIQGTSPTWLINSLLENSLIGTACLVNNDLNKKIPNRSEVYFISFSHPKDFYIKNCKKNGLDLSLLPNFKFIDCFSDLFLKMIKNPSKASGEVSKLFENIMDEINANANNNKVIFIESMEILLSSTNIESNELLKQCFKINKLCRQLFVISAQDYPQIIDSSVSIPQDSVFKITDFLSKLYHRSQLNLNLQPLPTGRANDITGCLTISKGAIPYESIEGVEVIEKEYIYYVNKESSIKLFFR